One genomic window of Paenisporosarcina antarctica includes the following:
- a CDS encoding SDR family oxidoreductase: MKKIAIVTGANSGMGLATTIELAKQGFHVVMMCRNEQKGLIALKDAISQSQSSSIELINGDLGSFESIRKFTDTFHAKFDHVDVLINNAGVVNIKREITSEGHEAQLGVNHLGHFYLTQLLLDDLKRSVQGRVIVVSSGAHKWGKIDIQNMDMSRGYNVMKGYGRSKLANLLFMHEFTKILEGTNVTINAVHPGAVSTNIGIDRKTDFGRILVKLLKPFFLTPTQGARTAVFLATSEELSTVSGRYFYQMKEAPMSKLAQDPYLAKGLWLWSEQQIR, from the coding sequence ATGAAGAAAATTGCTATTGTAACTGGGGCAAACTCTGGAATGGGTCTTGCCACAACGATTGAACTTGCTAAACAAGGATTTCATGTCGTAATGATGTGCCGTAATGAGCAAAAAGGACTTATAGCATTAAAAGATGCAATCTCACAAAGTCAATCAAGTTCAATTGAACTTATCAATGGAGATCTTGGTTCATTCGAAAGCATTCGGAAATTCACAGATACTTTCCATGCAAAGTTTGATCATGTAGATGTCCTCATTAATAATGCTGGTGTCGTAAATATTAAGCGTGAAATCACTTCAGAAGGACACGAAGCCCAGCTAGGGGTAAATCACTTAGGTCATTTTTATTTAACACAATTACTGTTGGATGACTTGAAACGCTCAGTACAAGGACGAGTTATCGTGGTCTCTTCTGGTGCTCACAAATGGGGCAAAATAGATATACAGAATATGGACATGTCCCGTGGATATAATGTAATGAAAGGATATGGTCGTTCTAAATTAGCAAATTTACTCTTTATGCATGAGTTCACTAAAATACTAGAAGGAACGAACGTGACGATAAATGCGGTACATCCTGGAGCTGTTTCAACAAATATAGGGATTGATCGAAAAACCGATTTCGGACGCATTTTAGTTAAATTGTTAAAACCCTTCTTTTTGACTCCAACACAAGGTGCACGTACTGCAGTATTTTTAGCAACTAGCGAAGAACTATCTACTGTAAGTGGACGGTATTTTTATCAAATGAAAGAAGCTCCTATGTCAAAGCTCGCACAAGACCCATATCTCGCAAAAGGTCTATGGTTATGGAGTGAGCAACAAATTCGCTGA
- a CDS encoding acetyl-CoA hydrolase/transferase family protein codes for MTKLLDVKKFIGLIEKEADIIIPIANGEPIRLLDILEEHASELNGVKIHQMLALHPRKYIMGEMPGQLTHVSYFLSGATRKTYQQAKIDLVPNNFHEVPRMLSKVTKMSMIFSVATPMDEHGYFSLGTQADYIAEFIGKVPFVLEVNRNMPRTFGHNQIHISQIAGYVEHDTPLAEEVVPEIGEKDMRIAEKVAADIQDGDTLQIGIGSVPNAVMSLLKNHRNLGIHTEMLPDGIVDLFEAGAIDGTKKFTNKGKIVATFAYGTKRLYDFIHNNSTIEFLPVSIVNDPREIAKEENIVSINATTEVDLFGQCASETVGGKYYSSSGGQIDFARGVRFAENGKGFICMHSTAKNDTISRIKLDLTPGSVVTTGKNDVDNVVTEYGIARLHGRSISDRAKQLISIAHPKFRDELTEQALERGIIRK; via the coding sequence TTGACTAAATTATTAGATGTGAAAAAATTTATTGGGTTAATTGAAAAAGAAGCTGACATCATTATTCCAATTGCAAATGGTGAGCCAATTCGCTTATTGGATATTTTAGAAGAACATGCAAGTGAATTAAATGGTGTGAAAATTCATCAAATGTTGGCGCTGCACCCTCGGAAATATATTATGGGTGAGATGCCAGGACAACTAACACATGTGTCTTATTTTTTAAGTGGAGCAACGCGAAAAACCTACCAACAAGCTAAAATAGACTTAGTACCAAATAATTTTCATGAAGTTCCACGCATGCTGTCAAAAGTAACTAAGATGTCGATGATTTTTTCAGTAGCTACGCCAATGGACGAGCATGGCTATTTTTCGCTAGGCACACAAGCCGATTATATAGCCGAGTTTATTGGGAAAGTTCCCTTCGTATTAGAAGTGAATCGCAATATGCCGCGTACTTTTGGACATAACCAAATTCATATTAGTCAAATTGCTGGATACGTGGAGCACGATACTCCATTAGCTGAAGAAGTAGTTCCTGAAATAGGGGAAAAAGATATGCGAATTGCGGAAAAAGTAGCTGCTGATATTCAAGATGGAGATACACTTCAAATCGGAATAGGATCAGTTCCAAATGCAGTAATGAGTTTATTGAAAAACCATAGAAATCTCGGTATACATACAGAAATGTTGCCAGATGGAATTGTAGACTTATTCGAAGCAGGTGCTATTGATGGCACGAAAAAATTCACCAATAAAGGTAAAATTGTTGCAACATTCGCATATGGAACAAAGCGTTTGTATGACTTTATTCATAACAACTCTACTATAGAGTTTTTACCTGTAAGTATAGTCAACGATCCTCGTGAAATTGCCAAAGAAGAGAATATTGTATCCATTAACGCGACAACTGAAGTTGATTTATTTGGTCAATGTGCATCCGAAACGGTCGGTGGAAAATATTATTCATCCAGTGGAGGGCAAATTGATTTTGCGCGAGGAGTACGTTTTGCGGAAAATGGAAAAGGTTTTATTTGTATGCATTCCACAGCCAAAAATGACACGATTTCTAGAATTAAACTGGATTTAACACCAGGCTCGGTTGTGACAACTGGTAAAAATGATGTTGATAACGTCGTAACCGAATACGGTATCGCGCGTCTTCATGGTCGATCTATCAGTGATCGCGCGAAACAATTAATTAGTATCGCACATCCAAAATTCAGAGACGAACTAACTGAACAAGCACTTGAAAGAGGCATTATTAGAAAGTAA
- a CDS encoding fatty acid desaturase: MSKEKTMQLRKLIAPFEKSDTTASVKQIINSIPPFFILWFLAYQSLEISVFLTVALAIVASGFVIRIFIIFHDCTHGSFFKSKKANAILGTITGIITLFAFEKWKRDHSIHHATSSNLDKRGTGDVWVMTIDEYIEASPGRRFGYRLYRNPLVMFGLGPLFLYLVSNRFNRKDARKKEKMNTYLINVAIVALYGFMIWLVGIQAFAIIQGTLLIVAGSLGIWLFYVQHQFEDSYFVEEEEWDYVKAAVDGSSFYKLPKVLQWLTGNIGYHHVHHLSPRIPNYKLEQAHESSPPLHQATTINLKTSLKSFNFRLYDESKKTFVTFKDVKHLLNAKTSNQN, translated from the coding sequence ATGAGTAAAGAAAAAACAATGCAGTTACGCAAATTAATAGCACCATTTGAAAAATCTGATACGACAGCAAGTGTAAAACAAATCATTAACTCGATTCCCCCATTTTTCATCCTTTGGTTCTTGGCTTATCAGAGTTTAGAAATTTCAGTATTCCTTACAGTAGCATTAGCGATAGTAGCATCAGGGTTTGTCATTCGAATTTTCATCATTTTTCACGATTGTACCCATGGTTCATTCTTTAAAAGTAAAAAGGCAAATGCAATTTTAGGAACCATTACTGGAATCATTACCCTTTTCGCCTTCGAAAAGTGGAAACGTGATCATTCTATTCATCATGCAACAAGCAGTAACTTAGACAAACGCGGAACTGGCGATGTATGGGTTATGACGATTGATGAGTATATTGAAGCTTCACCAGGTCGTCGATTCGGTTACCGTTTATATCGCAATCCACTTGTGATGTTCGGTTTAGGTCCATTATTTTTATATTTAGTTTCAAACCGTTTCAATCGTAAAGATGCACGTAAAAAAGAAAAAATGAATACGTACTTAATCAACGTAGCAATCGTTGCTTTGTATGGCTTCATGATTTGGTTAGTTGGCATCCAAGCATTCGCAATCATTCAAGGGACTCTATTGATTGTTGCAGGATCACTTGGTATTTGGTTATTTTATGTTCAACACCAATTTGAAGATTCGTACTTCGTAGAAGAAGAAGAATGGGATTACGTAAAAGCTGCGGTTGACGGCAGTTCATTTTATAAATTACCAAAAGTACTTCAATGGTTAACTGGTAACATTGGTTATCACCATGTGCACCATTTAAGCCCACGTATTCCGAACTATAAATTAGAACAGGCACATGAGTCTTCACCACCACTTCACCAAGCAACAACTATAAACTTGAAAACAAGTTTGAAATCGTTTAATTTCCGTCTATATGATGAATCGAAGAAAACGTTCGTTACATTTAAAGATGTTAAGCATTTGTTAAATGCTAAAACTTCTAATCAAAATTAA